The following DNA comes from Dermochelys coriacea isolate rDerCor1 chromosome 21, rDerCor1.pri.v4, whole genome shotgun sequence.
CCCTGGAGGGAGAGCGCCACGGTCAGGGCTGCAGCTAGCCCCGTGGCCAGCAGGGGCGGTTGGCGCTGCCCCGCCCGGGATGGGGGCTAGGCTGGGTgcctgctccccgccccaccctcaCCTGCGTAGGCAGCTCCTCCCAGGTGCAGTAGGAATAGCTGATGATGTGGTCAGCGCACTCCTGCAGCTCCCCGTCGTAGAACTGCTGGTTGGGGATCTGGAGGAGGGCGgcgtgggacctggggaaggagCAGCGACAGCATTTCCAGGGGTGCTTGGCTGCTCCTCAGACCTGCCTGCACTGCGGCAGCCTTGCTTCCTTGAGGCCCCCTCCCCGCTCACCAGCAACAGGAGGGGCCCCAGAAACCTCTGCTCTGGGCACAGAGTGGCCATGGCCGGGCTTCTGGGCAGggaggacagaacccaggaatccaggTTGCTCCATCCAAGGTCTCTTGCCCTTGGGTGACGATTAAATGAGCCCCACGCCAGGCAGGTGGGTATCAGACAAATGGACAGACATGAGCATCTCGGGCTGAGCCAGCAGAACGGGGGCTTGAAGCCTTTGCCGCGGGCAGTCCGGCTCTGACAGCGTCCCTGGGGCCCGCATGCCACAGCATCAGTCCCAGTGGGGCGGATACGGCACCTGTAGTTCTGCAGTAACTTGGTGACAAACTGCGGGTTGTAGCTCTTGGCTCCCTTTTGGTACAGGGAGTTGTGCAACATGAGCCTCTCCAGCAGCGAGACCTCTGCAAGAGAGAGCAATGCCCCGGTTACCAGCGACCCCCTGGGACTGTGCCCCCTACGAGCAGCCCCACGGAGTCAGGCCTGTCACAGCCTGGCCTGGGCCTCTCTGAGCAGGAGGCAGGAGCTTCAGTGGCTCTCGTGAGGGAGACTTTCACCTGCCTATCACGGAGTGAGCCTCTCCCTGCTCTCCCAGGGTCACTAACATGCTATTGCTGGCGGAGAGCTGCCTCTCGTCCCAGTGCCAAGCGAGTCCCACTGCTGAGCTGGGACAGTCTGGCATCAGGCTGGGCATGGCTGTGGGTGTAGCCACAGTCACTAACATGCTATTGCAGTGGCTGTGCAAAGGCAGATGGCCTCGGAGCCCAGACGAGGGGGGCAGATCAGCATGTCTGAGAACTCCCCGCTGTCCACCCGGTGCCTTCGCCCTCTGTTCCACTCACCTAACCCGTGTTCGATGGCCAGTGGGGACCTCAGGATCGGACCCAGCTGCTTGGGATCTCCCGCCAGCACCAGCTGCCCCGCCTTGGTGTTGGTCTCCGGGTCCATCGCTGTCAGAATTCCTGGGGCAGAGAGACAGCTGAGGTGGCTGGGCGGGGTAGGAGATCCCTGCCCAGGCAGGTTGCTGACTGATCCCCGCATGGTGAGGAGCCGCCGAAGGGCCCCATCACGGCTGTATCTGCCTCAAGCAGCCTGGAGGGGCTCCTCCCAAGCTTACAGTGCAGAGAAGGGGCTGCATGCAGGACCCAGAATCCACCTCCAGGAGCAAGTGCTTGCCAGCCCCAGGCACTGGCCATCTGTCTGAGCAGGAGTGAGACAGCCAGGTCCAAAGCCCCGGGCgtgtggggcagggtgggtgaggtGTGCCTGGGGGTGCAGTGCTCCTGTCCCTAGGTCCCTACTCACCTGCGATGGCAATCAGGCTCTCTGGCTCCACTGCGTGGCCGCACTCGTCGATGAAGACGTGGGAGAAATGGCCCTTAGGGAAGCTGGCCGTTACCAgcctgcaggggagagggagaagcagtGAACAAGCCTGTACAGcgctggctccctgccctgccacctgCATAGCCAGACTGCTCCACCGAGGCCTTCTGCGGGACCAGCCCATGCCGCTGGCCCCCTCCTGAGCACGgcaatgccccctccccaccaagcAGGGGCTTCCATGGCCATGCCCAGGGGCATGGGCAGGGGGAGAACTCCTCCCCCGGAGTCTGAGGGGACAGCCCTCCCCTTTTATAGAAAGTGACCAATGCGGCCTGATGTGCCCCCACCCCGTGTCCTCCGGTCAGCCCCTGCCCACATCTCTCTGTTACGCCCCTTCCCCCGGTAAACCCTGCCCAAagaattcccttctcttcccacAGCATAGCCAGGTATCCCCCAATCACATCCCTACTGTGCTCCCCCAGCACAGTCACATTCATCAGAAGTGGGGTTTGTACCAGGCCCCTCCTACCTTCCTGCTGTCACCAGGGTCGTGATGATGACCCGATAGTGCTGCAGCTTCTTCTTGCTTGGGTACACGTGGCACTGCTGGGCATTGTCCCAGTTGCAGCAGGGCTATGAACACCAACAGCATTTAGACAAGGTCTGGGATCGGAGCTGTGTTTCCCTTGGGGAAGTTGGGGGCAGACGCTTCTCCCCCCAGGAAGCCCTGAGGCAACTGGGAGCGGCATGTGAGTCTTGGCTGGTGACCTGAGGGTCCTGCAGGGAGGGCAGGGACCCATATCGACCATGCAGCCTGGGGAGGTGACTACAGCCGCTGGAACATGGAAGTCCCTTCCCACAAGGAAATGacagttttgaaaaaaacttttgtcctgaattggcatttttcagcTTGAGAGTTCTGCTTGGGAAGCTTTCCTCAGTTTCACTCTCTGCCTGtctgcagaaagtgaaactgacaggaGCCTTCCAGGCGGGCTGTGCTGTCTATTTTTCCCATCGCAAAACTGACTTCCACCCCCAATTTCagttttcccatggaaaatttgaAGTGTGCTAAAGGGCATCATAAAATCCTTCAGACAGGAAAATTCCTGCCCAGCTCCACGGGCAATGTCTCTTGGGGTGCCAGGGGTGCACATGTACCTTGATCTCCTCCGGCACCTGGCGATAGTCCCTGCTGCTGGCGTTGATCCTATAGATGCTGCCCTTGTCCAGGTGTCTCATCAGGCGCTGGCACAGCAGGTCTGAGGCGCTGTTGGAGGGTGCACAGGCCAAGATATGGGAGTCCTTCAGGCAGCTGACCACCTGAGAACGAGGAAGAGCTTAGCAGCCCTGGCAGGAGGAAACGGAcacagaggggagagaggggctgtgggCCAGCTGACTGTTCTGGACTGGGAAGCCAGGGGATCTCCTCACCTGTTTGATGGCCTCCACCATGGTGACAGTCTTGCCGGTCCCTGGCGGCCCAAAGATGAGGTATGGTGCCGGCCTGGCCATCCCCGTCACGATCTGCCGCACAGCGTCGTACTGCTCCTGGTTGTTCTCCAGGCTCTGGTCAAACAGCCTGAGGGGAAATGGAGCCGGGCAGGTGCTCAGGGGAAGGCCAGGCCCTGCTGCTCTCCACACAGCCAGCCCTCAGAATGGCTCTCCTCTGAAGCCAGGCACTCACCTGAGCCGGCTTCCCTCGGGGAGGAGGGACTTTCCGTATGAGAAGGATGGGAAGAGGACGTCACCCAGGTTCCTCTTCTTGGCCAGCTCCACGGCCCGATGCTGCACCCGCAGCGGCAGCCGGTTGAAGGTAAAGATCACATCGAACTTCAGGTTATTCACGAAGCTCTTCAGCAGGCTGAAAAAGGGCAAGCAGGGCTGGACAGAGCGCTAAGCACCCCTCCCCAGGCACTGTCCTGCCCAGTCCCACCCTCCCTGCTACTGAGCGTggttcccactcccacccctgctcagccTGGCACTCCTGTGCCCCATAGCACAGCACCTCCCCCTCTGCTGCACTCCCCCAGGCAGTCACCCAACAGCGCTAACAGCAGGGGCTGCTTGGCTTGCATCATGCAGCTGCCTTGGACCTAGCCCGAGCCCCTCCAGTCTTGTTCCACGCAGACCCCTCAGTGCCACCAGTCAGGGCCCAGCTTTCCCTACCCCGGGGGCTGGCCCGAGCCCCCCAGGGACACAGGCGTAACTCACTTCAGGGAGAAGCCTAGCTTGACCTTTTCCAGCTCCACGGCATGCACgtagcccttgtactggacatgCTGGGGCAAGGTGCGCTGGTCGCTGGGGGTGACAAACAGGTGATCGCCCTTCAGCACGGACGGGCGGTTCTCTGCCACGCCAGGGACCTAGGGACAGAGCAGAGAAGGGGCGGCTCAGCGGGAAGCATGCCTGGCTGTGCTCCCCTGGCAGCCAACCGTCCTGCAGGCCCCTTCCTTCATACTGGCAGCCCAGACGTGAAAGGAGGGGGCGCGCTGCAGGTACATGCACAGCCATCAGGCCTTGGCTCTCACCTCCAGGATGAGCAGCCTCTTGTTCTGAGTGTCCTTCACCATCGGGGCATCCTGCATGTCATAGCGCCGGATGTCCACCTCCATCTGGagctcctccaggtgcagcagcagctggaactTCTCCTTGTAGTTCTCAAACTGAAGCTTGGCTGCCAGGGACTTCCTGCAGGGCCAATGCCAGCCAGAGGTTATCCTGACCTCGCCGGGCACAGCGGGGATGGACTAGCAGCACGACAGACGAGGCAGCAAGCTCCAGGTGCCCTGCAGCGTGTCTGGGCCTCAGAGGCAAGGGGCAGGACGAGTAATGGCAGTAAAGGCTGTCGTGTCTCTGTGGCTTAGTGTCTGGGAGAAGGAATccctgcctggccccagccccagccccaggaacCACTGGGATACTGAGCTTGCTCCTGGGGTCCTGCTTTCTGGGCAGCTCACGTAAGGGGGGCTTCTGGCTAAGGGGGGCTGGGCCCCATGGCTGTGCAGGGCAAGGCGCTCTTCCTTGGGAGGTCAATGAGGCCACCAGTGTAGTGTAAGCAGGatgaaccccccacccccactcccacgaGCACTCACTGCAGCCTGCTGCGCTCGATGCTGACCGTGTCCTTCAGGTCCTTTGGGTAGTTGTAGCAGTCCAGCGGGATCACCTGCTCAAGCTCGGGGTGCTGGGAGCTAGGCAGACGAGATGCAGGGTTACTGCAGGGCTCTGCAGGAGTGAGCTCCTCGCCCTGCCCAGCTGGTGGGAAAGACTCCAGCgttggggctcaggcagggggacGCTGGCTCTCAGGACCCAGGCAGCTGGGGTCTCCAGCCAGCTgcctctccacacacacagaaGACGGAGAGGTGACTGGGTCACCTCCCTGGGATGGAACTACCGGGAACTAAAGGGCTCGTTCATCTAGCACAGAAAGGTGGAACAAGAACTGATGGCTGGAAGCTGATGCCAGGCAAATTCCAACTGGAAACAAGGCACCAGTGGGTAACACAGCCGGTGATCAGCCGCTGGACGTGGTGGATTCGCCAGCTCTTGACTGGAAGATGCTTTaaccaaacacaagttactgggctcagccTGGGGgttcctggggcaggggcaggcctgTGCTATCCAGGGGCTCAGACTAGACGAGCCAATGGTCCCTTTGGCTCTACGAAAGCCCAGCAGGTGCTTTCGCCCTGGATAGGGAATGGGGTTGGATCCAAgctgcacatagaatcataggactggaagggactgtgagaggtcatctcgtccagtcccctgcactcatggcaggaccaggtattatctagaccatccctgacacgtgtttgtccaacctgctcttaaaaatctccaatgatggtgattccacaacctccctatgcaatttattccagtgcttcaccaccctgacagttaggaagtttttccgaatgtccaacctaaactgcccttgctagaatttaagcccattgcttcttgtcctatcctcagaggctaagaaaaacaatttttctccctcctccttgtaacaaccttttatgtacttgaaaactgttatcatgtctcctctcattcttctcttttccagactaaacaaacccaattttataaatcttccctcataactcatgttttctagaccttaaatcatttttgttgcttttctctgcactttttttttttccaatttgtccacatctttcccgaaatgtggcgcccagaactggacacaatactccagttgaggcctaatcagcgcggagtagagcagaagaatcacttctcgtgtcttgcttacaacactcctgttaatacatcccagaaggatgttcgctttttttgcaacagactTACAGTGTTgcctcatatttagcttatggtccacaatgaccccagatccctttccgcagtcctccttcctagacagtcattgcccattttgtatgtgtgcaactgattgttccttcctaagtgaagtactttacatttgtccttattgaatttcaacctatttacttcagaccatttctcccgtttgtccagatcattttgaattttaatcctaagctccaaagcacttgcaacccctcccagcttggtatcgtctgcaaactttgtaagtgtactctctatgccattacctaaatcactgatgaagatactgaacagaacaggacccagaactgatccctgtgggaccccgctcattatgcccttccagcatgactgaaccactgataactactctctgggaacgatttttcaaccagttttgcacccatatCCGTCCCTTCAGCCAGTGATGCTGGGCGCAAGCTGCCTGGCCCAACTCTCCCCCTGCATACCTGTCAGGAGGGACGCCATCCTCCGTGGTGACCATGACCGTCTTCTTCAGGTTGGCTTGGTAAGGCCTGTATGGTGCCGTGGGCCCCAGCTGCTCAGCCAGCCGGCTGTTGGCTATGGCAGACACGAACCGCCCGATGCTGAAGGACCCGTGCTGCTCCTTGGTGAACTCGAACAGCACGGTGACAGGGAAGTAACCATAGTACTGAGTCAGGCACCGCGCCTCGATCAAGTAAGAGCCTCCTGCAGTCAAAGGGGATGTGTGAACAGGGAGCTCCCCCTTCCGGGGTCCCCACCTGCTTCCCTCACCCTCCCAGGGGGCCCTGGGCATTTCACCCCACAGCAATGTTCTGCCAAGTCTCTGGTGCTAACTCAGACGTCCAGGAAGGCGCCTGtccatgtgtatgtgtgtgtggggcagggggcaggaatgGGAGAAGAGTGCTCAGAAGCTCTATGCTGCCATGTCCGCTGGCAGGGCAGAGTGTGAGCAAGGCCTGCAGTTCCTCCTTCCACACCCCTACGCTCCACCCTCACCCACATACCCAGATGGCTTGGCAACTACACCTACCGTGCTTGCTTCCCCAAAGCTGCCTGCACCAGATGGGGGAGCCAGGACAATGCAGAGAAAGGGATACAGAGGGCGGACCACACACTGCCCACTATtgtgatgcagccacctctgggcttgaatgcagcagctgtttcagTCACACAGCTTTGCTGAAGGTCAGTGTGGGACCAGATGTGAAGGAGAACCTTGCTCCTGTGGGAAGCCAGACCCTCTTACCTGGCTGCAacaccaggggctgctgtctggtcaccttgcTCTCATCGTGGAAGGTGATCTCGCACTGCTTTCGAAGCGCTCTGTACCCTAGTAGCACCACATCCTCAGTGCCGTTGTTCTGAACCCAAATGCTGGCTGTTGCGGCCTCGTTGAGCGTAACGGGGAAGCGGATGCGCCCGTTTCCCCGGTCGTGCTCTGAGAGAATCTCCACCCCGTGTTTCCCACCGATGAACTCCGCTCtgagggcagagggtgcgggttGGATGTGCGTGTACAGTCCCAGCTGGCCCGCATCTCTGCGGGTCGGGGCTGCCCTAGGAGCTGCTTGCCCCTTGTTACAACAGAGAATCTGGGCAGGAGTCCTTCGGGGTCCAGACCctgctggggctctggggctgggccaACACCCTCGATGCAAAGACTCCTGTCGATTTCAGAGGCATTTGGCTCAGGCCCACAGAGCGGGCTGAGTACTGCCAGAGCAGACACTCTTTGTTCAGCCCTCCTGCTTCTTCCCCGCCCACCCAGTTGCTCTGTCCTgctgggaggggagcccaggaACAGCTTGTGAGCTGCCAATGTTTAGCCTGCTCTGGGCTGCCCCTGCCTAGGGACTCGCTGTCCCCTTGGCCCGTGCTGCTATTACAGCGAGGGGGGTTCCAGGCTGCGCTCTGGGTGTGCTTTGGTACCTCTCCTTGGCACGTCCTCTGTGGGGAGGCTGATCGGTGCCCGCCTCCTGGCTGTCCGTGGGGGGCTCCTCTGGCCTGGGCGTCCAGTACTGATTGGTAACCTTCACTTTCTTTTTCACCTGGGGAAGGAGAGCAATTGTCCAGCGAGTAGGAGCAGGCAGAGGAGTGGAGGCTTCCAGCATGTGGTGGGGCAGCCCCTgagaagctggggcagggagcagagtggACTCACAAAGCCTGTGGGCTCAGttgggctggccccagggctgagccAGAACAGTGCTGGAGCACACCCCCCTGGACCAGCTGATGGTGGCGGGCTCGGCGGCTCGCACACCCATATTCAACCTGCAGCCAGGCCCAGCAGTGAGAGCTATAGGTGCATCGGCCTGCCCAGGGACAGAGAGCCCCACTGCTCGAGTCACTTCAAGCCTGCCCAGCCCTGGATTCTGGcctgcagggaacaatcctgcccgTAGCAAGGAAGGAGACGCCAGCCCTAGGGCTCCCCGAGGGCGCAGGGATGTTGGGAACAGACCTCGGCAACCAGGCCATCGTCTGCCAGGGGAGCTGAGATGCAGCAACGCTGCCAGGGGCCGCGTGGGCAGCACCTACCTTCCAGAAGCGCACAAAGTCTCCCCGTACCTCGGCCCGGCCACTCTGGCCCAGGGTGAACAGGATGGAGGAGAAGTTGGGTGTCTTCGTATCATTCCTGCAGAAATGACAGAGCGGGAGAGTCTGTGACTGTGGGATGCCCAGACCCAGGTCGCGTCTCCAGGAAGGGACTGAGTTggcaggatgcaggagggagaggagcaggggcagggagatGCCAGTGTTTGGGGCGAGGAGCACTCCCCCGCTCCTCTGCTAGGAGATCGATGGGCTAGGGTCAGCCCTGGCCTTCTGTACCACTGCCACCCAGGAAGCAGCAGGGCCATGCTCTGCTCTGGAGAGAGGGGCCCCGACTGCAGTGAGTGGGGGGCGTGTCTCTTCGTCGTCTCCAACCAAATCCTGTCCCGCCACCTGCCACGTGGGCAACTCAGCCGGAGCCCCAGGGTCTTGCTTGAATGCAGCATGGGCACCCCAAGCTCTGCCATTCCCCTGCGCCGGCATCTTCCCTGGGGGGCAACCGTCCCCAGCAATTGCAACCCAGGCTGGGCTCACAGTGCCGGGGGTTAGGTGCAAATCCAGCGGCCGCCCACAATGCAGGCTAGCCTGGGAGCGGGGCTGGTCTATTCCCTGCTCATGCAGCGCTGGGCTGGCCAGCGAAGCCAGCCGCAGCCAGCTGCACACAAGGAACTCCAGTGGGAAACAAGCCCAGGGCCTGGGGGTCAGGGCTGGTGCTGCAATAGCTTCAATGTGCTATGGCCGGGTGAGCctggcagcacttggggcagacTGAGCCTTAGCCTGGCTAGAGGTTAGAGCAAAGCCTGGGGGTTCTCGTCCCAGCAACGACACCGATTCACTGTGTGACCGAGCGCAAAGGGTGTAATCCCCACCCGGAGGATGGGGTCAGGCCGGATCAGCCAACGTGCACTAGGGGGAACTCAGGGGAGACCCCGACCAGTGGGCGGGACACGCGTACACatgcgtgtgtgtgcacacaccttCCAGCCAGGAAGGTGGCGGGGGTCGTGGGGCTAGGGCCCTGCCCACACCTTGTGGAGAGGGCCAATGGGCTGGAACAGAGAGCTGGTCCAGTCCCGTTGGACAGGATCCCCCgtggggtgagtgcagggtgggctcaGTCTCAACAGACTgatccccaacccccacccccggaGCAGGACCCCACTCTGGGGACAGGGAAGGTGGGGGCCCCCAATTGCCATAGTgtgcagggcagggtgggagacCATGAGGCTGCTGGCCTGGCAGCTTTGCTCAGTGTTTGCGAAGTCGGGTCTGAAGAGCTGGAGCAAAGGCTGCCGGCCGGTAGCGAGGGCCGTAGAGacgccctgctgccctgggcgtGCAGGGGATGGTGCCGGAGCAGTTCTCACGGCAGCAGGCCCAACACTTACCTGGCAGGGTCAGAGGAGTGTTTGGCCAGGACACCAACCACCCCTCAACCCGTTCCTGCCTGAACCCCCTGGGCCTGCCTCTGCCATGAGCAATCCTGAGCCTGCTGCCCGCCCAAGCTGCCAGAGACCAGTGCCCTGATGCCAGAGGCATCCCTTTGTCACTACAAATGCTAGTGCTAGTCCTACTGGACAGGCCCACGCTCACCCCaaagccctgggggctgggaggtGTAAGTGTGTCTGTCCCACCCCATCCCGTTCCAGGGCCCATCTCTACTGCTGGGATGGGTCGAATCCGGCTCTGAATCCGAATGGAGCAGGGTCCCCAGCGTTGCATATCTCAGcctgctgcctgctggggagggggcagaggagagctGGCAGGGGCTGCTTTCATTCCCAGCCAAGGCCCAACGACAGGGCTGCCCCACAGCAGTTAGCCCCAGGACCCAGAGTCCTAGATCCAAGCCAGATGGGCCTGGAGTAAGCATCTGTTCTGTCCCCCGTACAACACCAGCCAAGGAACAGCTCTGAGTTCATTCCTGCTGGAATAGAGCCCCTCTCTCAGGAACACATCCTCTCCCGGCTCCCCAAGTGCTCAGGATGGGGAAGTCAGGGTGGCATTTTATTTGTGGGTATGTATTTTTAGCTGCCTTCTGATAGT
Coding sequences within:
- the MOV10 gene encoding helicase MOV-10; the encoded protein is MPKFTFRERREFGDQFVQLLKDTGREAVSSREALRTIYNQEFRTRNDTKTPNFSSILFTLGQSGRAEVRGDFVRFWKVKKKVKVTNQYWTPRPEEPPTDSQEAGTDQPPHRGRAKERAEFIGGKHGVEILSEHDRGNGRIRFPVTLNEAATASIWVQNNGTEDVVLLGYRALRKQCEITFHDESKVTRQQPLVLQPGGSYLIEARCLTQYYGYFPVTVLFEFTKEQHGSFSIGRFVSAIANSRLAEQLGPTAPYRPYQANLKKTVMVTTEDGVPPDSSQHPELEQVIPLDCYNYPKDLKDTVSIERSRLQKSLAAKLQFENYKEKFQLLLHLEELQMEVDIRRYDMQDAPMVKDTQNKRLLILEVPGVAENRPSVLKGDHLFVTPSDQRTLPQHVQYKGYVHAVELEKVKLGFSLNLLKSFVNNLKFDVIFTFNRLPLRVQHRAVELAKKRNLGDVLFPSFSYGKSLLPEGSRLRLFDQSLENNQEQYDAVRQIVTGMARPAPYLIFGPPGTGKTVTMVEAIKQVVSCLKDSHILACAPSNSASDLLCQRLMRHLDKGSIYRINASSRDYRQVPEEIKPCCNWDNAQQCHVYPSKKKLQHYRVIITTLVTAGRLVTASFPKGHFSHVFIDECGHAVEPESLIAIAGILTAMDPETNTKAGQLVLAGDPKQLGPILRSPLAIEHGLEVSLLERLMLHNSLYQKGAKSYNPQFVTKLLQNYRSHAALLQIPNQQFYDGELQECADHIISYSYCTWEELPTQGFPIIFHGVSGEDQREGNSPSFFNTLEVEILVTYLKKLLQSQGKQGRSRISPKEIGIISPYRKQVEKIRLAITKMDRDLMKLPDIKELKVSPSPPIPLAAPGVTAMAWQLHPQPRPA